TCGTCGGCACCGTCGCCGGCGACGACACCATCCTGGTGGTGGCCCGCGAGCCGATGACCGGCGCGCAACTGGCCACCATGTTCGAGACCATCCACTAGACCCGCTTCAACTAGATCCCAAAGGCAAAGGAGCACTTCATGTCCGAACGCGTCATCTTGGCGTATTCCGGCGGCCTGGACACCTCGGTGGCCATCAGCTGGATCGGCAAGGAGACCGGCAAGGAGGTGGTGGCCGTCGCCATCGACCTCGGCCAGGGCGGCGAGGACATGGAGGTCGTTCGCCAGCGTGCCCTGGACTGCGGTGCCGTCGAAGCCGTCGTGGTCGATGCCCGCGACGAGTTCGCCGAGCAGTACTGCCTTCCGGCCATCAAGTCCAACGCCCTGTACATGGATCGCTACCCGCTGGTGTCGGCGCTGAGCCGGCCGCTGATCGTCAAGCATCTGGTGACCGCGGCCCGCGAACACCGCGGTGGCATCGTCGCGCACGGCTGCACCGGCAAGGGCAACGACCAGGTCCGCTTCGAGGTCGGATTCGCTTCGCTGGCGCCGGATCTCGAGGTGCTGGCCCCGGTCCGGGACTATGCCTGGACTCGGGAGAAGGCGATCGCGTTCGCCGAGGAGAACGCCATCCCGATCAACGTCACCAAGCGCTCGCCGTTCTCCATCGACCAGAACGTGTGGGGCCGCGCGGTGGAAACCGGCTTCCTGGAACACCTCTGGAACGCGCCGACCAAGGACGTCTACGACTACACCGAAGACCCGACGCTGAACTGGAGCACCCCCGACGAGGTGATCGTCGGCTTCGAGAAGGGGGTGCCGGTCTCCATCGATGGACGCGGCGTTTCCGTTCTACAGGCCATCGAGGAACTCAACCGCCGGGCCGGCGCCCAGGGGGTCGGTCGCCTCGACGTCGTCGAGGACCGGCTGGTCGGCATCAAGAGCCGCGAGATCTACGAAGCCCCGGGCGCGATGGTGCTGATCACCGCCCACACCGAACTGGAGCACGTCACGCTGGAGCGTGAACTCGGCCGGTTCAAGCGCACCACCGATCGCAAGTGGAGCGAGCTGGTGTACGACGGCCTGTGGTTCTCGCCGCTGAAGCGCTCCCTGGAGGCCTTCGTCGCCGACACCCAACAGCATGTGACCGGCGAGATCCGGATGGTGTTGCACGGCGGGCACATCGCGGTCAACGGCCGGCGCAGCCCCACGTCGCTGTACGACTTCAACCTCGCCACCTACGACGAGGGCGACACCTTCGACCAGTCGTCGGCCAAGGGATTCGTCCACGTGCACGGGTTGTCGTCGAAGATCGCCGCCCGCCGGGACTTGGCAGGCAATCAGACGTGAGCACCAACGAGGGCTCGTTGTGGGGCGGCCGCTTCGCAGACGGGCCGGCGCCCGCCCTGGCGGCGCTGAGCAAGTCCACCCACTTCGACTGGGTGCTGGCGCCCTACGACGTGGCCGCCTCCAAGGCACACGCCAAGGTGCTGCACACCGCTGGCCTGCTGACCGACGAGCAGCGCGACGGGTTGCTCGCCGGCCTGGACAGTCTGGGAAACGATGTCGCCGACGGCAGCTTCATCCCGCTGGTCACCGACGAGGACGTGCACGGGGCACTTGAGCGCGGCCTGATCGACCGGGTCGGTCCGGATCTCGGTGGCCGGCTGCGGGCGGGACGGTCGCGAAACGACCAGGTGGCCACCCTGTTTCGGATGTGGCTGCGGGACGCGATGCGGCGCATCGCCGACCTCGCGCTCGAGGTGGTGTCCGCCTTGTCGATGCAGGCCGCCGCTCACCCGACGGCGATCATGCCGGGCAAGACTCACCTGCAGGCCGCGCAACCGGTACTGCTGGCCCACCATCTGCTGGCGCACGCCCATCCGTTGCTGCGTGATGTCGACCGCATCGCCGACTTCGACGACCGCACCGCGGTATCGCCGTACGGTTCGGGCGCCCTCGCCGGCTCGTCGCTGGGATTGGATCCCGACGCCATCGCCGAGGAGCTGGGATTCGCTGCCGCAGCGGATAATTCGATCGACGCCACGGCCTCTCGTGACTTCGCCGCCGAGGCTGCCTTCGTGCTGGCGATGATCGGAGTCGACCTGTCCCGGCTTGCCGAGGACATCATCCTCTGGAGCACAACAGAATTCGGCTATGCGACGCTGCACGACGCCTGGTCCACGGGCAGTTCAATCATGCCGCAGAAGAAGAACCCGGACATCGCCGAACTCGCCCGTGGCAAGTCGGGCCGGTTGATCGGTAACCTGACCGGCCTGCTGGCCACCCTGAAGGCTCAGCCCCTGGCCTACAACCGGGACCTGCAGGAAGACAAGGAGCCGGTGTTCGACTCGGTGGCTCAACTCGAACTCGTGCTGCCCGCGATGGCCGGACTGGTCGCGACTCTGCGATTCGACACCGACCGGATGGCCGCACTCGCGCCGGCCGGCTACACCCTGGCCACCGACGTCGCCGAGTGGCTGGTGCGTCGCGGGGTGCCGTTCCGGGTGGCCCACGAGGCGGCAGGTGCGGCCGTGCGGACCGCCGAGAGCCGCGGCGTTGGCCTCGACGAGCTCACCGATGCGGAACTGGCTGAGATCAGCGGCGAGCTGACCCCGGAGGTGCGTGGCGTGCTGACCGTCGAGGGATCGGTGTCCTCCCGCGACGCCCGCGGTGGCACCGCGCCGACGCAGGTGGCCGCCCAGCTCAGTGTGGTGCGGGACAGTGTCGAGAACCTGCGGCTGCGTCTGCGGCGGTAGCGCACTGCCGGCGACCCATTACGATCGCCAGATATGGGGGGAGCGCCGGACACGGCCGCCGCACCGCGGCGGGGCGTTCGTGGCTGGTTGGCCGGCCTCAGTCTGAGCCAGATCGGTCAGCTGCTGACCGTCGTCATCCTGGCCGGCACCGCGTTGTTCGGTGGGCTCGACACTGTTGACTCGGCCGTCACCGAGTTTGCACCCGGTGACGAGTTCAGCGACAACGCATTCACCGTCACGCTCGAGCGCGCAACCCTGGTGGACGAACTGCGGGCGGGCACCACGCTCATCGCACCGAAGACGCCCGGCCGGACGTATCTGGGCATCGTCATGAAGATCCGCAACGACGGCACGGTCCCGGCGTATCTCGATGACGAGATCGACCTCCGCGACCAGCCGCAGAAGCGTTTTTACGGCGTCATCCGGCTGACCGACGGCACCCCGGTTCCGAGCCTCGGCCCAGGTTTGACCGAAGAAGTCGGCGTGCTCTGGACATTGCCCCGGAACGCGCTGCGCCCGGGTGATTCCGTGACCGTCCGGATCTGGAAGAAGAAATTCACCGAGCTCATGGTGACCTACGGCAAGACGTGGGTGGACAGCGAGACCGAATACGGCCAGGCGACAATTCCGGTGCGGGGTAAGCAATGAGCCGTCGCAGTGTGGTCGCGGCCGCGGCAACCGTGGTCGCGATCGCGTTGGCGACCCTGGTGTGGTTGCACCTGCCCGCCAACACGACCATCTATGCGCCGTTTGATGTTCATGCGGGCATCGCCAGCCGGGCCGTCGGCCAGAATCTGTCGGCAACCGTCACACACGCCGCGATGACCCCGACCGTCACGGCACAACAATCCCGGAAACCGTATGCGGCAGCGGGTGTCTGGGTGGTGGCGCTGACGACGCTCGAAGCTTCCCGGGAGCCGGTGTTGCCGCACGCCGACCTGCTGGTCGGCCCCAACACCTACGCGCCGACGACTCAGCTGTTGTCGGGTGCGGATCTGGTGCAACCCGGGATCGCTCAACAGCGCACCTGGGCGTTCGACGTGCCGCCCGATCTCCTGAAAACGGTCCCTTCGGTGGTGATGCGGCTCTGGGGAGGCGACGGTCGACTCGACTCACGGTTGGTGATCGACATCCCGCTCGCCGGTGTCGACCGGCCGGGTTCGATCGTCGTACCACCGTCGAAACTGGGGGCGCAATGAAGCTGCCCATGCCACGAAAACTGTGGCAGCGCAATGCCGTGGCGATGGTCGTCGTGGTCGCGGCTATCGCGGTCCTGGTTGTTGTCGACTTGTGGCCGGACTGGTCACGGTACCGAGACACCGTTCCCCGCCACACGTGATCGCCGCCGGGCGCAGCGGTACGGTCGACGGCCAAACCTGGTCGATATCGGAGGTTCGCCACCTCGACCGGACACCCGGACCGGGTGCTCGGCCGCTACCCAAAGGCACTGTCCTGCAGGTGGTGTCGATCGCCCGATCCAACGCCCGGGCCGGCGACCTGTGCACCGGTGTGATCACCGACGGCGCCCGGCGTTGGCAGGCCGAAGGCATCGGCGGTTACACCGCCGCCTTACCGGACAACGTCTCCGACCGCTGCACCAGGCCCGGTCCCGTTCAGTTCAGTTTCCTGCTTCCGCAGGACGTGGTGCCCACCGCCGTCGACGTGACGAACCTCGACGGCCGGATCAGGCTGCGGCTGCAGCTGTAGGCGACGCCTCGGGTTCGGGATCACGCGAGACGTGCTCGATGCAGTACGCGAATGTGCTGGCAACCAAACAGATCCGCAGCGGTTCCACGATGAGATGCGACACCAGGCTCAGCGTGCCGCCGAAGCCCTGCCAGAAGGGTTGGGGATGAGGGCCGATGACCCAGGCGACGCCGCGGAGGAGGTAGCCGTCACCGAGTTGTGCCCGGTAGAAACTTCCCGTCATGTCGAGCCACGCCAGTCCGAGGTAGCCCAGCACGTACAGCGTCAACGCCAGGACACCGCCGTGCAGCACGATGCGCGCCGAGTCGGTGATGGGCCGGAACTTGCCGACCTGATCCACCCCGTAGTCGACGACCTTCTCGCGGACGGCTTTCGGGACGACGCGCACGCGTTTCTGAAGGCGCTTACCGGTGGGCGCCGAGCGGTCGATCCAGGTGGTCGCGCGCTGACCGCCGATGCGCTGCACCACACTGCGCCAATCGGCTGTCGAGGTGACGCCGTACACGATGCCCGCCACGGCGAGCCAGATCAGCGGCACGGCGGCACCGCCGAACGCGGTACGCAGTGCCCACGTGACGACATCCCACACCTTCTCCAGCGGGGAGAAGTAGGAGAACGCGTCGGCGCGAGTATTGCTCAGCCAC
This is a stretch of genomic DNA from Mycobacterium sp. ELW1. It encodes these proteins:
- a CDS encoding argininosuccinate synthase, yielding MSERVILAYSGGLDTSVAISWIGKETGKEVVAVAIDLGQGGEDMEVVRQRALDCGAVEAVVVDARDEFAEQYCLPAIKSNALYMDRYPLVSALSRPLIVKHLVTAAREHRGGIVAHGCTGKGNDQVRFEVGFASLAPDLEVLAPVRDYAWTREKAIAFAEENAIPINVTKRSPFSIDQNVWGRAVETGFLEHLWNAPTKDVYDYTEDPTLNWSTPDEVIVGFEKGVPVSIDGRGVSVLQAIEELNRRAGAQGVGRLDVVEDRLVGIKSREIYEAPGAMVLITAHTELEHVTLERELGRFKRTTDRKWSELVYDGLWFSPLKRSLEAFVADTQQHVTGEIRMVLHGGHIAVNGRRSPTSLYDFNLATYDEGDTFDQSSAKGFVHVHGLSSKIAARRDLAGNQT
- the argH gene encoding argininosuccinate lyase, producing the protein MSTNEGSLWGGRFADGPAPALAALSKSTHFDWVLAPYDVAASKAHAKVLHTAGLLTDEQRDGLLAGLDSLGNDVADGSFIPLVTDEDVHGALERGLIDRVGPDLGGRLRAGRSRNDQVATLFRMWLRDAMRRIADLALEVVSALSMQAAAHPTAIMPGKTHLQAAQPVLLAHHLLAHAHPLLRDVDRIADFDDRTAVSPYGSGALAGSSLGLDPDAIAEELGFAAAADNSIDATASRDFAAEAAFVLAMIGVDLSRLAEDIILWSTTEFGYATLHDAWSTGSSIMPQKKNPDIAELARGKSGRLIGNLTGLLATLKAQPLAYNRDLQEDKEPVFDSVAQLELVLPAMAGLVATLRFDTDRMAALAPAGYTLATDVAEWLVRRGVPFRVAHEAAGAAVRTAESRGVGLDELTDAELAEISGELTPEVRGVLTVEGSVSSRDARGGTAPTQVAAQLSVVRDSVENLRLRLRR